One stretch of Candidatus Binataceae bacterium DNA includes these proteins:
- the yacG gene encoding DNA gyrase inhibitor YacG yields the protein MRCPVCKRETDPSPQNRYRPFCSERCRMADLGTWASEAYSVAGGTIDDHEHPDDHEHPHEHSRARPRERPGKQPQEQPTDRARKKPRE from the coding sequence ATGCGCTGTCCAGTTTGCAAACGTGAAACCGATCCCTCGCCGCAGAACCGCTATCGCCCGTTCTGCTCGGAGCGCTGCCGGATGGCCGATCTCGGAACCTGGGCCAGCGAGGCGTATAGCGTCGCCGGGGGAACAATCGACGATCACGAGCATCCCGATGATCATGAACATCCGCATGAACACTCCCGCGCGCGGCCTCGCGAACGGCCCGGCAAACAACCCCAGGAACAACCCACTGACCGCGCGCGCAAGAAACCGCGGGAGTGA